CAGGCGGTCGGGGGCGGGCCAGTCATGGCCGTCGATCCGCCGTTTCAGATCGGCGCAGCCGGCGCGGTCGAGCAGCAGATAGCCCAGCGACGAGCGCACCAGTCCGAAAAGCGGGCCGGGCTCTCTCAGCAGCCGGTCGAGATAGGCATATTCGACCCGGTCGATCCCGGTGAAGGGCCGCCCCGCTCGGGAAACCAGCCGGGTTAGGTCCAGCAGTCGCGGATCAGCCGTCGTAATGCCCATTCAGATGCCAGTTCCAGGCGTCGCCGATCATCTGCGCCATGGTCGAGCGCTTCGGCTCCCAGCCCAGCTCCGCCTCCGCCCGGGTCGAGCCCGAGACCAGCTTGGTCGCGTCGCCGGCGCGGCGCGGGCCCTCGGAATGCGGCACCTCGCGATTGGTCACCGCGCGGGAGGCGTCGATCACCTCGCGCACGGAAAACCCCTTGCCGGTGCCGAGGTTAAAGACCCGGCTGCCCTTGCCGGCCTCCAGCCATTTCAGGCCGAGCACATGGGCATCGACCAGATCCATGACATGCACGTAATCGCGGATGCAGGTGCCGTCCGGCGTGTCGTAATCGGTGCCGTTGATGGTCAGCGCCGGGCGCTTGCCGTCGATGGCCTCCAGCATGACCGGGATCAGATGGGTCTCGGGTCGGTGATATTCGCCGACCTCGCCCGCCTCATCGGCGCCCGCCACGTTGAAATAGCGAAAGATCACATGGCGCAGCCCATAGGCGGCCTCGAAATCGCGCAGGATGTTCTCCACCGCGCGCTTGGAGGCGCCATAGGCGTTCAGCGGCTCCTGCGGGGTGTTTTCGTCGAGCACCACATTGTCGTGCTCGCCATAGGTGGCGCAGGTCGAGGAGAAGACGAAGTTCAGACAGCCCGCGGCTGCGGCGGCCTCGATCAGCGTCAGCGAGCCCTCGACATTGTTGCGCCAGTAGCGCCCGGGCTCCGACATCGCCTCGCCGACCTGGCTGAGCGCTGCGAAATGCATCACGGCCACGGGCTGGTATTTGGCGAATACCGCGTCGAGCCGGGTACGGTCGGACAGCGCGCCCTCCTCGAACGGGCCGAACTTGACGGCGTCTTTCCAGCCGGTCACCAGATTGTCGTAGGTCACGGGCGTATAGCCCGCGATCTTAAGCGCCTTGCAGGCATGCGAGCCGATATAGCCCGCGCCTCCGGTCACCAGCACATATGTCACGGGTGTTACTCCGCAGCTTCGCGTGCGGAGACGACCTCGCGCAGATAGGCCTCCAGATCGTCGCGCAGATCCTCACGGTCGAGGCCGAAGGCAACAGTGGCCTGAAGGAAGCCCGCCTTGGAGCCGCAATCGTAGCGCTGCCCGTTGAAGCGGTAGCCATAAACGCCCTCGCCATCGATTTCCTCGGCGATGGCGTCGGTCAGCTGGATTTCGCCGCCGGCCCCGGACTTCATGGCGTTGAGATTGTCGAAAATCTTCGGCGACAGGATATAGCGCCCGATCACCGCGAGATTGGACGGTGCCTCTCCGGCTTTCGGTTTTTCGACCATGCCCTTGACCGAAACCATGGAGCCCATGTCTTCCCGCACATCGAGGATGCCGTAGGCCGAGGCCTTGTCGGCGGGCACTTCCATTGCCGCGACCATGTTGCCGCCGGTTTCCTCATAGGCTTCGACCATCTGCTGAAGGCAGGGCTTGTCGGCAGCGATCACGTCGTCGGGCAGCATCACCGCAAAGGGCTCGTTGCCGATCAGGCGCCGCGCGCACCAGACCGCATGGCCGAGGCCCAGGGCCTTGTGCTGACGGATATAGGCGATCTCGCCGGAGTCCATATTGGTGGACTTGAGAATTTCGAGAAGCTTGTCCTTGCCCTTTTTCTTCAGCTCCTGCTCGAGCTGCGGGGCGTGGTCGAAATAGTCCTCAAGCGCGCTTTTGCCGCGCGAGGTGACGAAGATGAATTCCTTGATACCGGCGGCGCGCGCCTCGTCGATCGCGTATTGAACGAGCGGGCGGTCCACCAGCGTCATGATTTCCTTGGGAACGGATTTCGTGGCCGGAAGGAACCGGGTGCCAAGCCCGGCGACCGGAAAGATGGCCTTGGTTACTTTATTACGCATTATAGTCTGCTCCTGAAATTCGCATGTCGACCGGGCGCCAGCGTCGGGCGATTTATTAACATGTTAGTGCTGCCGAGAAAACAGCGCAAATCCGACGGGAGCGGGGATCGGCGGAACTATGTCAAGCCTCCGGTGGCCGGAAGTCGATGCCGCGAAATTCGGCGATCCGCCGGATTTCCTCGCGCAATCTGGACCCGAAAAACCATGGCTTTACGGCCTGTCCTCGACGCTCGCTGCGGCCCCAAAGACCGCCGATCTGTTCCCAGTACCCATCAGGATGGAATCGCAACCTGTGATAGAGTGCCGTGTGGGAAAACCGGAAGACGCTTACGATCTCGCCCTCTGCTACGCGGCGTACCGCCTCTGCTCGCATGCTTGCGCGATTCCATACCCTCCCCGAGAGGACCGCGCGCCGGGCACCGGGGCGCCCGGGGAAAGGCAGGAACGCAGTGTCCGGTCCGGCAAGCGCTAAAAGCTCGCCGGACTGCCGGCTGAGCCCGTCGCGCCGGCCCTTGTCAAGTCCGCGCAGGAGCCGCGACACATCGTCGGGCGCGAGCGGCCCACGGCGCATATAGCCAAGCAGGCGGCGGCGCTGTTCCGCGCGAAAAGCCTTCCAGGCCGCGTCGCGCACATCTTCGGGGCAATGCTTGGCAAGAAATAGAGCCATCGAGGCGCCAATCTCTGTCAGGTCTCTCGGCGTGCGGTCGGCGGCGCGGCGGTCGCTTTCGGCATAGCCATGATGTACCTGCGCCAGCGGCACGATCGCGGCGGCATGACCGGCCTTTGCGCGGCGCAGGTCGAGGTCGGTCTCGTCGAGGAAAAAGCGGAAGGCCGGATCGAAGCCACCCATTTCGGCGAGCGCCGAGCGGCGATGGGCCATGTTTGTGCCCTGCAACTTTAGGGCGATTTCCGCCTCCGGTTTCAGAATGCGCGCCACCATGCTGTCCAGCTGGATTTCACGCTCCTCGCCGCAGCCGGTCACGCTGCGTGCGCGCCACTGATAATCGATGCCGTTGCGCCCGCGCACATAGCCCCCCGCCGCCATCACCTCCGGGTTGGCGAAGGGCGCCGCCAGATGGGTTAGCCAGGTCGGTTCGGGCACCGCGTCGTCGTCGATGAAGGCCACGATCTCGCCCGCCGCCTGCGTGATGCCGAGGTTGCGCGCGGCCGAGATATTGGGCTCGTCAAAGGCCAGGATCTTGAGCCGCGCCGCCTCCGGGTGCGCGGCGGCGGCTGCCGCGCCTTGCGGGCAGGCCACCACGATCACCTCGAAGCTCGGATAGTCGAGCTGGGCCACGCCGCGCAGGCACAGGGCCAGCGCATCCGGGCGGCCCCGGCTCACGATCACCACGCTGACCGGCGGCGCGGTCATGGCGGATTCAGCCTTCCTTCAGATCCACATCCGGGGAATAGGCGATGAAGAACGGGTTGGCGAACTCCGCCTTGCCATAGGCGAGCGGCGTGTGATCGTCGAAGCGCACCACGCGCCCGCCGGCGCCGTTCAGCACCGCATGACCGGCGGCGGTGTCCCATTCCATCGTGCGGCCCAGACGCGGGTAGAGGTCAGCCTCGCCGGTCGCCACGAGGCAGAACTTCAGCGACGAGCCGGCGCTCTTGGAATCCTTGACCGCGTATTTGTTGATGTAATCGTCGGTCGCCTGATCGCGGTGCGATTTCGACGCCACCACAAGCAGCGCCTCATTGTCCGGTTTCGACACCGACAGCGGCGTCAGCTCGCCCGGGGTCTCCTTGTCGAAGGGGCCGGTTTCTTCCACCGAATTGCCCATGGAGTCGGTGTAGAACATCCGCCCCTTGGCCGGCGCATAGACCACGCCGCGCACCGGCACACCCTCTTCGACCAGCGCGATATTCACGGTGAAATCGCCGCGCCGCTTGACGAATTCCTTGGTGCCGTCGAGCGGATCGACGATGAGAAAGGTCATCACGTCCTGGGTGTGGCTTTCGGCCTGTTCCTCGGTGACCAGCGGCGTGTCGGGGAACGCCTCGCGCAGACCGGCCGAAATCAATGCGTCCGCCGCCTCGTCGGCCTCGGTCACCGGGCTCTGGTCGGATTTCGATTTCACCTCGAAATCGTCGCTGTTGTAGATCTCCATGATCTTGTCGCCCGCTTCGAGCGCGAGCCGCCGCATAACCTGAACCAATGTCTCGTAATTCAAAGCCGGTCTCCCCTTACCGCGAGGCGCGGATTTATTGATTTGAAAGTCTCCTCCCCTTATGCTTCGCAACGTCAAGATGGGCAAGAAGACCCGTCCTCAAGCACGCGTATCGGAGCAGTTCCGCCATGTTTCAGACCACAAAGCCGCGTTCACGGCTGGGTTCCGCGCTCTACATCGCCGAACTGATCTATCACAATTCGGTCCGCGCGGTGCGCAAGAGCCATGGCAATGCCTTCATGGCGCTGTTCATGAACATGCTTCAGACCATCATTTTCGTGCTGGCCTTCTACTTCATGTTCCAGATCCTCGGCATGCGCAGCACGGCGCTCCGCGGCGATTTCATGATCTACATCATGACCGGGGTCTTCCTCTACATGACCCATTCCAAGACGCTGGGCGCGGTGGTCGGGTCGGAGGGGCCGGCCAGCCCGATGATGCAGCACGCGCCGATGAACACCGCCATCGCCATCGCCTCGGCGATGCTCAGCACGCTCTACATCCAGATCCTGTCGCTGGTGGTCATCCTCTTCGTCTATGACGTGGCCTTCAATCCCTTCGTCATGCAGGAGATTTACGATCCCATCGGCTGTATCGCGATGATCCTGCTGTCGTGGTTCTCGGGGGCCGCGATCGGCATGGTGTTTCTGGCGGCCAAGCCGTGGTTTCCGACGCCGGTGTCGATCATTACCACTGTCTACCAGCGGGCCAATATGATCGCCTCGGGCAAGATGTTCGTGGCCAATTCGCTGCCCAGCTACATGCTGGTGATGTTCGACTGGAACCCGCTCTTTCACACCATTGACCAGTCGCGTGGCCATGCCTTCGTCGACTACTACCCGCGCAATTCGAGCTGGGAATACCCGCTCTACCTGTCGCTGGTGCTGATCATGATCGGGCTCATGGGCGAATTCTACACCCGCAAGCACGCCTCTGCCTCGTGGGGCGCGCGGCGCTAGGTCGGGTATTCCGCGCTAGGGAATTCTGCCCCGCCCGGTTAGGCTCTGTATCAAAGGATGCCGTTCTGGGGAGGTTGGGATGTCGCGCGCTGTTTTCGTTCTTATCCTGTGGCTTTGCGCCGGCGGGCCGCTCGCCGCGCAGGAGCTGCCTGCGCTCTACGATGTGACCGGTGTCGCGGCGGACGATCAGCTCAATATCCGCGCCGCGCCCGAGGCCTCCGCCCCGGTGATCGGCGCGCTGGCGCCCGGCCAGACCCATGTGGAGGTCACCGCGATCAACGAGGCCGGAACATGGGGCCGGGTTGTTCTGGGCGAGCAGGCGGGCTGGGCCTCGCTCGCCTATCTCACCGCGCAGCCGGGCAGTGCCATGCCCGACGCGGGCGAGGTGACCTGTTTCGGCACCGAACCGTTCTGGAGCTATCACGTCACCGCCGGCGACACCGCGACCTGGTCGGCCATCGACGACGAGGTTGCGACTCTCAAGTCCGGGCCGTTCCGCCGGGCGGATGCGCGCGTCGAGCCGTTCATATCCGTGGCCGGCGGGCCGGGGCAGCAGGCGGTTCTGGTGATGCAGAAAGATCCGCAATGTTCCGACGGCATGTCGGACGCGCTTTACGGGCTCTCGGCGGTGCTGGTGCTGAGCGGTCGGCTGGAGCGGGCGGTGTCGGGATGCTGTTCGCTGGCGCCGCGATAGCGCGGGCTTACTCGGCGATGAAGCGGCGCAGGACGCGCGCCTCCTGCTCCTTCATCAGCGTCTCGGCCACCTCCATATGGGCGCGCATGATCGCGCGGGCGCGTGAAGCGTCGCCCTTGCGCAGCGCATCCACCAGCTCGATCTGATAGCTGCGCCCCTTCTGCCAGAGCGGGCGGTTATGCGGCTCGTAGAGCCTGCGCCACACGGTCAGCTCGGTCAGGATCTGTGCCATGAACTCCACCACGAAAGCAAGCAGCGGGTTGTCGGCGTAAGAGGCCAGCAGCGCGTGGAATTTCAGCGAAGAGACATGCTGCCTGCGCTCTTCCTCGGTGTCGCGGGCGGGCAGGGGGTATTCCGAGATCACCGCCTCCAGCGCGGCGAGCTGCTCGGCGTCGAGCCGCCCGGCAAGCTCGGCGGCGACCTCCGGTTCTAGCAGTTTGCGCATCTGGTAGATGTCGGAGATCGACAGGTCGCGGAAATAGAAGTAATTCGCCAGCAGTGCACGGGCCCGTTCACCGGTGACCTCGCCGACAAAGCTGCCGCCGCCGGGGCCGGTGCGGGTCTCGACCAGACCCTGGGCCTCGAGAATGCGCATCGCCTCGCGCACGGTGCCCTTGGAGCGACCGTAACGCGCCATCAGCTCCGCCTCGCCGGGCAGCCTGTCGCCGGCGCGCAGCTCGTGCTCCACGACCCATTCCTTGATCGTGTCGGCCAGCTGCACCGGGCGCGACCGGCGCGGGGCGGGTTTCTCTGGGCGTTTGCTCACGCGGCCTCTCCTGTCTCCGGCGCGTTGGGGGCGGTCATAGCGCGGCGCGGCGGGTCGATGCCAGCCCGTTGTGAGCGCTGACACAGAAAGAGTCGGGGGCCAAAACGAACTCCGCCGCGCAGGGCGCGGCGGAGAGATGCGTTGCAGTGCCCACGGGGCATGTCAGTCGGCGGTGAGAAGCGGCGGCTTCTTCGACGACAGGCGCAGCTTGTCGGGGCCCTCGATCGACAGCGACAGCTTGCCGTCCTTGACCCCCACCTTGACCACGCCGCCCTTGGCGAGCTTGCCGAAGAGCAGCTCCTCGGCGAGCGGTTTCTTCAGGTTCTCCTGGATCACGCGGCCCAGCGGGCGCGCGCCCATCTTGTCGTCGTAGCCCTTTTCGCCGAGCCATTCGGCGGCGGGCTTGGTCAGCTCGATGGTCACGTTACGATCCATGAGCTGCGCTTCGAGTTGCAGCACGAACTTCTCGACGACCGAGAGGATGACCGATTTCGGCAGCGGCTGGAAGCTGATCACCGCGTCCAGACGGTTGCGGAATTCCGGCGTGAAGGTGCGCTCGATGGCGGCGGTGTCCTCGCCCTCGCGGCGGTCGCGACCGAAGCCGATGGCCGCCTTGGCCTGCTCGGTGGCGCCGGCGTTCGAGGTCATGATCAGGATCACGTTGCGGAAATCCACCGTGCGCCCGTTATGGTCGGTCAGCGTGCCGTGGTCCATCACCTGGAGCAGGATGTTGTAGACATCCGGGTGCGCCTTTTCGATCTCGTCGAGCAGCAGCACGCAATGCGGGTGCTGGTCGACGCCATCGGTGAGCTGGCCGCCCTGGTCGAAGCCGACATAGCCCGGAGGCGCGCCGATCAGGCGCGAGACCGCGTGTTTCTCCATGTATTCCGACATGTCGAAGCGCAGCAGTTCCACCCCCAGCGTGCTGGCGAGCTGCTTGGCCACCTCGGTCTTGCCGACGCCGGTCGGGCCGGCGAAGAGGTAGTTGCCGATGGGTTTTTCGGGCTCGCGCAGACCGGCCCGGGCCAGCTTGATCGCCGCCGACAGCGCCTCGATGGCCGGATCCTGGCCGAAGACCACGCGCTTGAGCGTGTTTTCGAGATCGCGCAGCACCTCGGCATCGTCCTTGGAGACGTTTTTCGGGGGAATGCGGGCGATCTTGGCCACGACATTCTCGATCTCCTTGGCGCCGATGGTCTTGCGCCGCTTGCTCTCGGCCACGAGATGCTGCGCCGCGCCGGCCTCGTCGATCACGTCGATCGCCTTGTCGGGCAGCTTGCGGTCATTGATGTAGCGCGCCGACAGCTCGACCGCCGACTTGATCGCATCCGCGGTGTATTTGACGCTGTGATGCTCCTCGAAATAGGGCTTGAGGCCCTTGAGGATCTTCACCGTGTCATCGACCGAGGGCTCGTTCACGTCGATCTTCTGGAACCGGCGGCTGAGCGCGCGGTCCTTCTCGAAATGCTGGCGGAATTCCTTGTAGGTGGTGGAGCCCATGGTGCGCAGCTTGCCGCCCTGAAGCGCGGGCTTCAGCAGGTTGGAGGCATCCATCGCGCCGCCGGAAGTGGCGCCGGCGCCGATCACCGTGTGGATCTCGTCGATGAAGAGCACCGCGTCGGGATGTTCCTCGAGCTCGGTCACCACGGCCTTGAGCCGCTCCTCGAAATCGCCGCGATAGCGCGTGCCGGCGAGCAGCGCGCCCATGTCGAGCGAATAGATCGTGGTGTTCGACAGCACCTCGGGCGTGTCGCCATTGACGATCTTGCGCGCCAGCCCCTCGGCGATGGCGGTCTTGCCTACGCCGGGATCGCCCACCAGAAGCGGGTTGTTCTTGCGGCGGCGGCAAAGCACCTGAATCGCGCGCTCGACCTCGTGTTCGCGGCCGATCAGCGGATCGACATCGCCCTTGCGCGACTTGGCGTTGAGATCGACGCAGTATTTGCCGAGCGCCGATTCCTTGTTGTCGGCGGGCGCCTCGGCCTGCTGGGTCTTGGCCTCTTCCTCGGCCTCCTGCGCGCCCTGCACGGGGCGCGCCTCGCCATAGGCGGGATTCTTGGCGACGCCATGGGCGATGAAATTCACCGCGTCATAGCGGGTCATGTCCTGCTCTTGCAGGAAATAGGCCGCGTTCGATTCGCGCTCGGCAAAGATCGCGACCAGCACGTTGGCGCCGGTCACCTCGGTGCGGCCCGAGGACTGCACATGGATGGCGGCGCGCTGGATGACGCGCTGGAAGGCGGCGGTCGGCACCGCCTCCGATCCTTCGATGTCGGTCACGAGGTTCGAGAGATCCTCGTCGATGAATTCCACCAGCGTTGTGCGCAGCTCCTCGGTATCCACGGAGCAGGCTTTCATCACGCGGGCGGCATCGGGCTCGTCGATGAGGGCGAGCAGCAGGTGTTCGAGGGTTGCGAATTCGTGACTGCGCGAGTTCGCAAGAGCCAAGGCTGCGTGGATGGCCTGTTCCAGGGTGTTCGAGAAAGACGGCACGGCGGCGCTCCTCTTGTCTGTGGTCGGGCGGGTATGCCCAACTTTGCCTCTTACGGTTAAAGTTTGGTCGATACCGACCGCGCTTCAAGAAATTTCTGAGCCTTGGGCGCTCACATTTACGGTGATGAGTGCAACGTGGCGTGAAAAGCGGCGGCTCAGAACCTGTCCTTACGGCCCCGGATCTCGGCAAAGACCTGGGCCTGAGACGCGTCCGGCATGCCCAGAAGATCGCGGATTTCCGGGGAGTCGGGGCGCAGGAAAGGGTTGGTGGCCAGTTCCTCGGACAGCATACAGGCGGCGGTGGGGTGCCCCTCTGTCCGGGCTTTGGCAATGGCGTCTGACCTCAATTTAAGCGCTTCGTTGCCCGGTTCAATGGTCATCGCGAAGCGGGCGTTCGCGGTGGTGTATTCGTGGCCGGTATACACCATGGTCTCGGGCGGCAGCGCGGCGAGGCGCGACAGGCTCTGCCACATCATCTCGGGCGTGCCTTCGAAGACGCGCCCGCATCCCAGCGCCACCAGGCTGTCGGCGGTGAAGACCGCGCTCGCCTCGGGGAAATAAAACGCGACATGGCCAAGCGTATGGCCGGGAACGTCGATGACCTCGACCGATGTGCCGGCGAGCGTCAGGGAATCGCCCCCCGCGACGGCGGTGTCGAGCGGCGGCAGCTTGGCCTCTTCGGCCCTGGGGCCGATCACGGTGCAGCCGTATCTCTCGCGCAGCTCGGCGACGCCGCCGACATGGTCGTGGTGGTGATGGGTGATGAGCAGCGTCTCCAGCCCCCAGCCGCGCGCCTCCAGCGCCTCGATGATGGGGCCGGCCTCGGGCGCGTCGATCAGGCAGACGCCTGCGGGCGCCTTCACCAGATAGGCGTAATTGTCGCTGAGACAGGGAACGGTGACGATCTCCATGGTCTTTCCTTATAGGCTTTGCCAGACTGGCCCCAGCTTGGCGGATCGGGAGAGGCCCCGCAATGCACCTTGATGTGCAGACCCTGCGAGATTTCTACTATCGCAGCGCGCTGGGGCGCGCGGCGCAGCGGGTGGTGCGCGATCAGGTGCAGGCCTACTGGCCGCATGCCAAGGGTCAGACCGTGGCGGGATACGGCTTTGCGGTGCCGCTGCTGCGGCCCTATCTGCCGGATGCGCGCCGGGTCGTGGGGCTGATGCCGGCGCCGCAGGGCGTGCTGTCCTGGCCCGCCGGTCAGCCGAATGTCTCGGTCCTGTGCGAGGAGACGCTCTGGCCGCTGGAGACCGGCCATGTGGACCGGCTGGTGATCATGCACGGGCTGGAGACCTCGGAGCGGCCCTCCGAGCTGCTGGAGGAATGTTACCGGGTGCTGGGGCCGGGGGGCGAGATGCTGATCGTGGTGCCGAACCGCTCCGGGCTCTGGGCGCGCTCCGACGCCACGCCCTTCGGCTACGGGCGGCCCTATTCGCTGAGCCAGCTCGACGCGCAGCTCAAGATCCACGATTTCGTCCGGCAGGCGCATGTCTCGGTGCTCTATCAGCCGCCGTCGAGCCGGCGCTTCTGGATGCGCACCGGCCCCGCCTGGGAGCGGATCGGCCGGGCGATCCCGGCAGTGGTGGCTGGCGGTGTGCTGATCGTGCGGGTCGCCAAGCGCTACCCGCCGAAGCGCACGGGGCTGGGCGACAAGGTGCGCGTGCCGAACCCGCTCGACGTGCTCACCCCCTCGCCCAAGAAAGAGCCCAAGGCGGTGTGACCGGGCGCATCCGGGCCTCTGCTCAGAATCGCATCACTCCGACGTGACTCGCCGCGACTTGACGTCATGGGTGATTGCGCAAACACTTCGGTTCTCCTGACGCCGGCCGCTCATACTTTAGGCGGTAACAGGTGCCGGGCCCGCTCCGCCGGAGAGCGGCAAAACGGACGTTTGCGCTATCTCTTATTGCCGCAGTCGGCAGCCTCCAAGTGTCGCGCCTGTTTGCATAAATCCGGGGAAAACCGAATATTTCCAGTGGTATGCCCCTGGTGGTCCGACGGGCCTGGCATACGGGGTTGGAAAAAGGCGGGTTACAGGACGTCTGAAAACACCCTAAGCATGTTGCGAGGGCGTGGAGCCTCTGCTACATCCGCGCTGATTTCGACGCCTTGAGGCAATTCAGGGTTGGGACAACGCCTCCGGACGCCGGGCCTCCCCGTGCGTCGCGGGGGCCTCATATCGGAAGGGTGGACGTGTCAGAACCAGCTTCGATCTCCAGCGGCATCGCGGCACGCTATGCCACGGCGGTCTTCGACATCGCCAAAGAGAACAAGAAACTCGAAAAGCTTGAAAACAACGTTAACGATCTGGCGCTGGCGCTCGATGACAGTGCCGATCTGCGCGCCCTCGTCACCTCGCCGATCTATTCCCGCCAGGCCATGCAGGATGCCATCGTCGCTGTCGCGAAGAAGATGGGCCTCATCCCGGCGCTGAAGAACGCCCTGGGCCTCATGGCGCAGAACCGCCGCCTCTTCGTGCTGCCGCAGCTCGTCGTTCAGCTGCGCGAGATGATTGCCGAGGAAAAGGGCGAAGTGACCGCCGAAGTCACCTCCGCCACCGCGCTGAGCGACACGCAGTCCGCCAAGCTGGCAGAGACGCTCAAGGCCAGCGTCGGCAAGGATGTGAAGATCAAAACGACCGTAGATGAAACGCTCATCGGCGGTCTCGTAGTCAAGGTGGGCTCGAAGATGATCGACACCTCGATCCGCTCGAAGCTCAATTCCCTCCAGAATGCAATGAAAGAGGTCGGATAAATGGGTATCCAAGCAGCCGAGATTTCTGCGATCCTAAAGGAGCAGATCCAAAACTTCGGTAAGGAGGCCGAAGTCGCCGAGGTGGGCCGTGTGCTCTCCGTCGGTGACGGGATCGCCCGCGTTCACGGCCTCGATTCGGTCAAGGCCGGTGAAATGGTCGAATTCCCGGGCGGCATCATGGGGATGGCGCTCAACCTGGAAAGCGACAATGTCGGCGTCGTGATCTTCGGCTCCGACCGCGACATCAAGGAAGGCGATGTCGTCAAGCGCACCAACTCCATCGTGGACGTGCCCGCCGGCCCCGAGCTGCTTGGCCGCGTTGTCGACGGTCTTGGCAACCCGCTGGATGGTAAAGGCCCGATCAAGGCCACCGAGCGCCGCGTCGCAGACGTGAAGGCGCCGGGCATCATCCCGCGTAAGTCGGTGCACGAGCCCATGGCGACCGGCCTCAAGGCCGTCGACGCCATGATCCCGATCGGCCGTGGCCAGCGGGAGCTGATCATCGGCGACCGTCAGACCGGCAAGACCGCGATCGCGCTCGACTCGATCCTGAACCAGAAATCCTACAACGACGCTGCCGGCGACGACGAGAGCAAGAAGCTCTACTGCGTCTATGTCGCCATCGGCCAGAAGCGCTCCACCGTGGCGCAGCTGGTGAAGCGTCTGGAAGCCACCGGCGCCATCGACTACTCGATCGTCGTGGCCGCCACCGCCTCCGACCCGGCCCCCATGCAGTTCCTGGCGCCCTACGCCGCGACCGCAATGGCCGAGTATTTCCGCGACAACGGCAAGCACGCGCTCATCATCTACGATGACCTGTCGAAACAGGCCGTGGCCTATCGCCAGATGTCGCTGCTGCTGCGCCGTCCGCCGGGGCGTGAAGCTTACCCGGGCGACGTGTTCTACCTGCACTCGCGCCTTCTGGAACGTTCGGCAAAGCTCAACGAAGATCACGGCGCAGGCTCGCTGACCGCGCTGCCGATCATCGAAACCCAGGGCGGCGACGTGTCGGCGTTTATCCCGACCAACGTGATCTCGATCACCGACGGCCAGATCTTCCTGGAAACCGAACTGTTCTTCCAGGGCATCCGTCCCGCCGTGAACACCGGTCTGTCGGTGTCGCGCGTCGGCTCCTCGGCCCAGACCAAGGCGATGTCCTCGGTGGCTGGCCCGGTGAAACTGTCGCTTGCGCAGTATCGCGAGATGGCG
The window above is part of the Salipiger abyssi genome. Proteins encoded here:
- the atpA gene encoding F0F1 ATP synthase subunit alpha, with product MGIQAAEISAILKEQIQNFGKEAEVAEVGRVLSVGDGIARVHGLDSVKAGEMVEFPGGIMGMALNLESDNVGVVIFGSDRDIKEGDVVKRTNSIVDVPAGPELLGRVVDGLGNPLDGKGPIKATERRVADVKAPGIIPRKSVHEPMATGLKAVDAMIPIGRGQRELIIGDRQTGKTAIALDSILNQKSYNDAAGDDESKKLYCVYVAIGQKRSTVAQLVKRLEATGAIDYSIVVAATASDPAPMQFLAPYAATAMAEYFRDNGKHALIIYDDLSKQAVAYRQMSLLLRRPPGREAYPGDVFYLHSRLLERSAKLNEDHGAGSLTALPIIETQGGDVSAFIPTNVISITDGQIFLETELFFQGIRPAVNTGLSVSRVGSSAQTKAMSSVAGPVKLSLAQYREMAAFAQFGSDLDAATQRLLNRGARLTELMKQPQYSPLTNAEIVCIIFAGTNGYLDEIPVREVGKFETALLAFLRGQRKDILDWIESEDPKIKGEPADKLKAALDEFAKTYA
- a CDS encoding class I SAM-dependent methyltransferase, whose product is MHLDVQTLRDFYYRSALGRAAQRVVRDQVQAYWPHAKGQTVAGYGFAVPLLRPYLPDARRVVGLMPAPQGVLSWPAGQPNVSVLCEETLWPLETGHVDRLVIMHGLETSERPSELLEECYRVLGPGGEMLIVVPNRSGLWARSDATPFGYGRPYSLSQLDAQLKIHDFVRQAHVSVLYQPPSSRRFWMRTGPAWERIGRAIPAVVAGGVLIVRVAKRYPPKRTGLGDKVRVPNPLDVLTPSPKKEPKAV
- a CDS encoding F0F1 ATP synthase subunit delta; the encoded protein is MDVSEPASISSGIAARYATAVFDIAKENKKLEKLENNVNDLALALDDSADLRALVTSPIYSRQAMQDAIVAVAKKMGLIPALKNALGLMAQNRRLFVLPQLVVQLREMIAEEKGEVTAEVTSATALSDTQSAKLAETLKASVGKDVKIKTTVDETLIGGLVVKVGSKMIDTSIRSKLNSLQNAMKEVG
- the clpA gene encoding ATP-dependent Clp protease ATP-binding subunit ClpA; the protein is MPSFSNTLEQAIHAALALANSRSHEFATLEHLLLALIDEPDAARVMKACSVDTEELRTTLVEFIDEDLSNLVTDIEGSEAVPTAAFQRVIQRAAIHVQSSGRTEVTGANVLVAIFAERESNAAYFLQEQDMTRYDAVNFIAHGVAKNPAYGEARPVQGAQEAEEEAKTQQAEAPADNKESALGKYCVDLNAKSRKGDVDPLIGREHEVERAIQVLCRRRKNNPLLVGDPGVGKTAIAEGLARKIVNGDTPEVLSNTTIYSLDMGALLAGTRYRGDFEERLKAVVTELEEHPDAVLFIDEIHTVIGAGATSGGAMDASNLLKPALQGGKLRTMGSTTYKEFRQHFEKDRALSRRFQKIDVNEPSVDDTVKILKGLKPYFEEHHSVKYTADAIKSAVELSARYINDRKLPDKAIDVIDEAGAAQHLVAESKRRKTIGAKEIENVVAKIARIPPKNVSKDDAEVLRDLENTLKRVVFGQDPAIEALSAAIKLARAGLREPEKPIGNYLFAGPTGVGKTEVAKQLASTLGVELLRFDMSEYMEKHAVSRLIGAPPGYVGFDQGGQLTDGVDQHPHCVLLLDEIEKAHPDVYNILLQVMDHGTLTDHNGRTVDFRNVILIMTSNAGATEQAKAAIGFGRDRREGEDTAAIERTFTPEFRNRLDAVISFQPLPKSVILSVVEKFVLQLEAQLMDRNVTIELTKPAAEWLGEKGYDDKMGARPLGRVIQENLKKPLAEELLFGKLAKGGVVKVGVKDGKLSLSIEGPDKLRLSSKKPPLLTAD
- the gloB gene encoding hydroxyacylglutathione hydrolase gives rise to the protein MEIVTVPCLSDNYAYLVKAPAGVCLIDAPEAGPIIEALEARGWGLETLLITHHHHDHVGGVAELRERYGCTVIGPRAEEAKLPPLDTAVAGGDSLTLAGTSVEVIDVPGHTLGHVAFYFPEASAVFTADSLVALGCGRVFEGTPEMMWQSLSRLAALPPETMVYTGHEYTTANARFAMTIEPGNEALKLRSDAIAKARTEGHPTAACMLSEELATNPFLRPDSPEIRDLLGMPDASQAQVFAEIRGRKDRF